The Dromaius novaehollandiae isolate bDroNov1 chromosome 9, bDroNov1.hap1, whole genome shotgun sequence nucleotide sequence TGTCCACTGCATTTAGTTTTCCAAATTGAGAGGCAGGGAAGAATGATCCTTGTAGTTCGTAAAGCCATTTTGAGTCTGGGGGTGAAATCAGTAAGCAGCCAGACTGGTCCGGGAGATGGAGATCCCCAAGCTGATACACATTTCTACGGCTTTCTACAGCTTTTCGTTCAGAGTTCGTCTTTGACGGTAACGTGTAGCACCCAAGAGCCTTTTCCTGCAGGCAATCCATCCTCTTTCTTTGCTCCTGCCCGACTCCCGGAGGCCTTTGCAGCCTTTCCGAGGCTCtgatgcttgctttctttttgagaGCGACTCCTGCGAGGTGCCAAACGTGGCGAGGGTGTCATTAATGAACGTCTGGGTTTGCTTCTCATGGTCCTGCCTTGGCTTTGACCCGTTTCCGACAGCCCCGATCCCCAAAGGCTTATGCCCGTGTTTAAGCGCGTGGTGGCACCCCGAGCGGCGGTGGGATGTGCGCAGTTTTGCAGGGTTTATTCCTCCTGGGTGAAGAAATTTCTGGACTGGAGTGAAGAGCTGCAGCTCGTCTCCCTGTCGTGAACTCAGAGCCTGCAGAGGTGTCAGAGCTGCTGAACCCCCGTCCCCCGCCTGCTGCTTTCAGACGAGTTTAATTAAGAGCCAGATTGTGTCATTGTTGTTACTTATATTTAAAGCATCCGTAAGCGGGGTGTTGCCTTGCAGAAATGAGCAAGAACTTAAGTCCTCGCGGAGGGGAATTAACAGCCTAAATTCACCCGCGCGCTGCAGGGAGATTATAAAAAGACACAAAACGTGGGGGAAGAAGACAGAAAGCCCGAGGGAGGCAGCGAGAACAAATGTCTCTTCGGTTCGGTGAAGCAtggtttctgttcctttttctttcttaaaaaaaaattatatatatatatatatatataaaaaatacatattgcaCCTGTTTTTGCGTGCGTGTGAGCACGGGGGcagagggctgcggggggggggacaggggggccgtgcggggcgggCGGTGGCGGTCCCAAGGAGgaggggggaccggggggggctggggactcGGCCGTTTAGTGCGGTTCCGATCGGAGGTTTTGGAGGGCGACGTGCTCGCGGGGCAGACAGCAGCTCGGAAAGGCCGTTGCTCGGCACCCTGTTCCCCTTCGTAGCACTCCGCTTACCTGTCCACTCAATGCTGTGCTCTGGGCGTTAACTTCGTTAGCGTGCACCGCACGGGGTCACTGAATCAGCATTAGCTCTTTATTTGCGTAAGTACGTGCCGATATTCCGCTAGTACAGTAAGTACTTTCTTGCAGCATCTTTGCTCTGAGTAGTAACTTTTTTTATCAAGTCAAAGAAATAGCAGGTCAACTTATTGTaacttatcttaaaaaaaaaaaaaaatcagatatattCCAGACTGTCACCTTGTTTTCTCCACGTCACGGGAACGTCAGTTTTCCCATCGACTCCCTATCGCAGCTGTGACTTCCCGGGCCTCTGCCTCGGCGCGATGCCGCGCTGTGACCTCCCCGGAGGCCGCGGGAGCAGGAGCTGCCGCCcagcacctccctccctccctccctccctgccaccaggccaTCGGGCATCGGGCATCGGGCGACGGCGGCGTTTGCCCCGGCCAAGCGGCAGAGGCCCGCGCGCTGGCGGAGCTGCGCCTTGGGTAGCGGCGGCACGTGTTGGCTCCTTTGCGGATCCTGGCTGCGCTTCGGGCTTTTTATTTACCCTCGAAGAGCCTAAGCCTCTGGGTCACGTGCAGGAGGAGGTTACTGTTCTCAGTGCAGTCGCCACTGGCAACGCGCATTTTGGTGTGCCCAACCGCTCTTTTCTGGGCCATGTCTAAAAAGGGAAGCGGGAAGCGGGGTGGAGGCGATGTGCCCTGCCCAAGCGCGGCCCGGCTGCCTGCGGGATGCCGACCGGCCGCTCCCAGAGCCGCTGAAATCCCTGAAGTCACAGCAAGAAACGTTTCACGCGACTTGGGTTTTGCCCGAATCCCGAAGCACGGCTTTGCGTCCCAGGCTGGCGAGGGGGAGAGCTGCCCCGGGAGCGCTGCCGCGGTGACGCCCGGGGCCTCGGCGGGGGCAGGTGACACGGGTCCGGGGGCAGAAGCCGCAGGGGCAGAGAACTGGGGACGGCTCTTACCCGTCGCAAACCGCTGCGTTATTTGCACACGCTGCGTTGGATAAGTCGGATGCACACAGCGTTGTCAATACTCTGATAATAACGATTTCACTTGCACTGTGTTCAGCGCTTTCGGAAAGGCTTTCGTATCTCTCACCTCGCTGCCTCGTGTGGGAATAAATGATATTGCCACCGCTTTCTCCGCCGAcggcggcggggagggaaggCAGCGGGGCTCCCGAGGAGCGGGGCTGGCGGCTGCGCCCTCCCGCCGCGTCCTGGCTGCCGCCGGCACGGAGGGCGGTCGCTTCCGCCGGCTCCTCTTCCCCGTGATGCAGGTGAGCGTCGGAGAAGGAAGCGCAGCTCAAAAACGTGCAAAGGAACCAACCCAACCCGGGAAAGAGCTGTTTGGAAGAAGCCGAAGCGCAGGGCAGCGCCgtgcctcggccccgccgccggcatCTGGGGTGCGTGGACGTGCGCGGCCCCCGGCAGCGTGCCTTCGCCTGCTGCGCTGCCAGGGGAAGGGTCCGTCCCGGCGCGTGCGTGCGCGGGGAGCAGGGGACCGCAGCGACGCTCAGCTGTGACCGCATCCCGGCGGAGGGTCTCGACCCGCCCCGCTCTCCTGCCGGGCGAAGGGGGCCGGGCGCTCGGACAGCGCGGGCAGCACCGGGGTGTCGGCGCGCGTCAACGCCGCAGAGGGAACACCAACACCGCGGCGGGGCCGTGCTGATGAGCCGGAAAACACGGACTTCATTGCAAGCCAGCCGTTGAGGGTATGCTGCGAGCCGTCCCGCATGCAAGCGTTACCGCATTCAGAAACGCAGGTATCCAAAGTTTTGAGCAATGGTGAAGACATTCTGCTCCCTTTCGCGTTAAACTTTGCGTTTGCAGGAACAGGACCTCGCGGGAGACCCCtcgggctccccggggccgggctggccaAGCTGCTGCGGCTCTGCCGTTCCCCGCTCCCGCACCTGGGGCCAGGACCGCTGCCGCGCGTCGGCCTCTGGGCCCTGACGGAGACGTCGCGATTAACgtttccaaaacatttttctgtggcCTTATGCTTTTGTTTTTCGTGTGATTAAcaagtgaggattttttttctaaaccaaacACAGGCATTTAAACAAAACGGCTTGAAGAATTAGCCTGATCTTGCGTGCGTGCAGATGAATTTTGCAGGCCTGAATTCTGACAGATGAGACGTCCTGCGGTCTGGAGCTCTTTGGACCCCGTGTAATCAAGCACACAGCACTGCTGTCAGATCAGTGACTGAAGTGCTTTTATACATCAGTGTGTGATTAGtgagagaaatgggaagaaagtgCTTagactcatttatttttctttgctgtgggCGCAGCAGTAGTATCCTAATACCGTAGTTTCATGCTCAGGTTGAGCTTTCGCATTTCAGGtctatttctattaaaattcaaATTTCGGGTCAGATTCAGACCCCTCTGACCTGTTCGGGTTGGAGTCGCTGGAATTAGTGCTGTGGAGCCTCTCTGACACTCACGTTTTTGCCTGAACACAACAATTTGAAGTAGCGTAGCAGTGCGGTTTTTTGCTGCACTCGCCATCATGGATCACGTCTGTACGAATCAGGTTTGACACGGCTATAAACACGCCTCTGTATCTTCCTAACACGTCCTTACGCAAATCTAATTGCACCAGCTTTAGAAAGATCGTATCAGTTATCGCTGCTAATACAGTTAAACTGATAGAATTTTTCTATGTTTGGATAAACCTGTATCGATTTGGTGTTTAAGTTTGATCGACTTTTAAGCACGATGATTGCTGCGTGTGGTAACTCTTGATTTCATAGAGTGCAGCATTTTCCCTGGGTACGTGACAgggctcctctcctctccgctGCTTCCTCTGCTCGGCTCCGGGACGCGTACGCACACGCATGTTTGTGCGTTTAAGTAGGTATACACGCACGTGTATTTACGTATAtacatgtgtacatatgtatgtgtatatatatatatatatatacacacacacataggcaTACATGTATATACAAAAGTTGTACCATAGCAGCATCTTTTCCCTTAAACCACAGCTAGCAGAGCTGCGTTTGTCTCTGACAGTTGCGTTTCCACATTAGCCTTTCCTAACAAGGGGCATTTAAGTAAAACAAGGAAAAGGCCATTTCATAAGATGTGACTCAGAGGAAGATTTTAGTGTTTCCATAGCGAATATTGTTGGAATTTTTCTCGGGAAGATTGTGGACTATGGCTGCGGTTTGAAGCCCTGTACAAGGTGCCGTGCAGAGAAAACGGGTCTTTAAAGCAAAGCTGGGAAGTTGTCAGAAACCGGCGGAGCAGCATCTGCCAGTCCGGTGGGAGAAGCTGCCTGGAGACGGGACCGGACGAAACCCGGGAGGAAGGGGGGAACGGGCCTGGAGGTGCCGCAGAGGGTGACGAAAGGAAAACGCTGAAATCCAGACGCGGGAAAGGGGGAGTCCGTGCGTAACAGGTGACAACTTATCTATAACGTtgttagaggaaaaagaaagtagagGGGACAGCTGGAACAGAGCGAGACAAGAGAAAcgggaaggaaaggaaataccCCGAGAAAGGGGATGGGCAGGAGAACGCAAAACCCTTAAAATGGCTGAGAGCCGGCGCGGTTACACGCTCTCCAAAGGCCTCGCGGGCAGGCGGCAGCGCTCACGCTCGTCGTCAGCAGCGCGGTGCCGAGGCTGGTCCGCGCGGTCGGGGCTGGGGAAAGGGCCCCCAAGAGCCCGTGTTGTCTTCACTGCCCCTTTTACAGCTTTAAAAACTGGATTTCTGCCTAAAGCAGCCTTCGGTGGCCTTGGTATCTTTTTAGCTTCAAACAGTTTGTTTGAAAGGTGTGCGACATTTAACACCAAGTGTGTTGTGTCCCTGCGTTACCATACCACCTGCGAACAGATGAGGGCGCGAGACCTGGACGCATTAGACCGATGCACCTGCGTTTGCGCGCTCGACCCGGGTCTGTTCTTGCCCCTCGGTTACCGACAGCTCCCGCGGCAgccggcggggcggctccggcggAGGATGCCGGGACCCGGCCGGTCCCAGCGGAGGATGCCGGCTTCGCGCCCGTCCCCCGGTTCCCTTTCGGGGTCCTTCACTCAGCAGCTCCTGTGTTCCAAAGGGACCAGGAAAATCGTTACTTTTAGACAGGGAGTTTCACCTGTATTGGGCTGTTCTGCTACTTCGATTCCGGTTGGGAGGCTCTTCCTTGCAGACAGTGAGGAAGAGCTCCGTGTGCGGGAGGAAGAGCGCAAGCAGCGCATCCCCGCCGCGGGGCAACCGGCTCCGGCGGCCCCAGAACCGCGGGCGAACGCCGGACGCGCCTTCTAGAGAAACAGCCTCCGGGCGGGCGGTTTCCCAACTGCGGAGGGAGAACAAGACGCCGAGTACAGCAAGTTAAAGGTAGGACCGCCGCGTGCAGGGAAAAGGGGACCAGCCGGAGGAGAACGGCAGGCGGGAGAGGAGTAAAAGCTGCTGCCGGCGGGTCTGGGGCAAAAAGCCAGTGCAGAGCTTTCGCGGGGCTTTTCCCGCTGTTTTCAGCCTccaggggccggggccgaggcagAGCCGGGACCCGGGACACGGCCGCCCCCAGCGCCAGCCCCTCGCCCCCCCGAGGGCAGGGACCCCGCGGGCACCCCGGCAGCCTGCTTCCCCGCAGCCCTCAGGTGAAACCCGCCgtcgggcgcggggccggcgcgctgCCGGTCTGCAGCGAAGCTGCGAAGCCGCTCGGCCTCGCGGAGCAGCGACGGGACAACGAAACGTTCGCGCTCATTTGCTGCAGAGTAACCACCACCGCGAAATGCAATGCAAacgacatgttaataagatacaGTCGCATTAGTTAAGAAGAGCATGCACGTTAATTAAGAAGGAAATTAAGGAAAAATCCGGGGCGGGGGTGCCCGGGCTGCGGCTCGGCCCACGGCAGCCCTGCTCGGCCGGGCACCGCTGCTCCGCGGACCCCAGCGCGAGGGGCGGCTGCGTCTCGGCATCGCTAACCACCACGGCTGCCTGCCTTTTAGCTTCTCCCTCTTCTGTTCCTtctatttctgcctttttcattcctttcattttttgcctcttttatcccttttcttttcgttttcccttccttttatattttgtctttttccctcccttttatCGCGTATGCCGTACTGGCGTTGATTTGACGTCTTTTTTGTGATCGCTGCCTTTAGAACCGATCGTGCGGAACTCAGCACGCGGGGCCGGAGCTGCATGCGGCAGGGACGAGCCCCCCGCCTCACACGTCTCCCGAAGGCCGCCGGCGTCAGTACATCAGGTCCGCGGCTCCAGCACTCGCCCCCGCGTCCTTCGGTTTCGAGAACGGGAACTGCAGGCCGGCGACGCGGGCGAGGCCGGCGTTGAGGAGCTGCACCAAGCAGCAGGCCAGGACGACCCAGAAGGCGCTGTCGAACTGCTCGCTGTGCGTCTTGAAGGTGAAGCTCCCCTCCTTGAAATTGGCGATCTTCTCGGAGAGGTGGTGGACCTTCACCTCCGAGGAGAAGAGGACCAGCACCAGGCAGCCGCAGGAGCCTGCGAGGGGGCGGGAGGCGGGGTGACGGCGGGCCGGCGGGTGCAACGCGCTGCTGCCCCGAGCACGCACGAGGCCGCGGCCACCcccagcgccgagccccgcgcccggAGCGAAGCcaagccgcccgccccgcgctcacCGGCGACGAAGGTGCAGAGGTAGAGGCCGGCGGGGCCGTGCAGCGCCCGGCGCGGGCTGCCCAGGGCGTTGTAGGCGAAGAGCCCCgtcgccgccagcgccgccgccgccgccgccgcgcagaaGAGCACGACGCTCACGTGGATGCTGGCGGGGATGGCGCGGAGCAGCTCCGGGAAGACTGCAGCGGGAACCCCAAGCGTCACCGCGGCCGCCCGGAAAAGGGAAACACAGAAACGTTAGGCACGGTTTCCGGTCGGACGGGACGGTTTTGGCAGCCTACGCGCTGATCTGACCGGCGCCCTTCCACGTGCAGCCAGAGACGACAATTAAGTCGTCGGACGTGCAATTAGCGATCGATTTTGGGGTGGTTTGAGGGCAGATGCGCTCGGAGCAgccggagcgcggccgggccggggggagccgccgaCGTGGGCCAGCGGGTGAGTTTGCATCGCTGGCGCTTGCCTGCTGACAACAGGCACCGAACTCTACCTTTGATACCACGCGT carries:
- the CLRN1 gene encoding clarin-1 codes for the protein MGRPRGHRRALLCAAGLLSLAGALGAAAALGAPRWVRAAPLCRTGALLVNASGPELRQFLGELRYGLFQGQRLRQCGLGARPLRFAFFPELLRAIPASIHVSVVLFCAAAAAAALAATGLFAYNALGSPRRALHGPAGLYLCTFVAGSCGCLVLVLFSSEVKVHHLSEKIANFKEGSFTFKTHSEQFDSAFWVVLACCLVQLLNAGLARVAGLQFPFSKPKDAGASAGAADLMY